The genomic window CGTCTATTTGGACCACGAATCCTTGTACTTCAATCCGGCAGTCGAGGCATTGATTGGCTACAAGTCACACGAAATTCGGTCCGTTCAAGAATGGTTCGATGTCCTTTGCTGCGGTAACCAAGCCGAAGCAATGGCAGAATACAAAGCGGCAAAGGAAGAGGGGTTCCATAAGGAATGGGTCCAGTCGATCGCTTGCAAAAACACGATTCGACGTGAGCTACGAATCGCTGGTCATCAATACGATTGCCACGAGGTTTGGTTGGTTGCCGACATCACGGAACTGCACGACGCACAAGCAAAACTGGTTCAAGCTGAACGCTTAGCAGCGATCGGCCAAATGGTCACAGGCTTGGCTCATGAAAGCCGAAATGCGTTACAGCGAGCTCGTGGCTGTCTCGATCTGCTCGAACTCGATCTTGAAAACAAAGAAGAACAACTTGATCTGATCGTCCGCATCCGTCGCTCGCTCGGGGATTTGCAGCAAAATTACGAAGAAGTCCGTCAGTACGCTGCCCCAATCATCCTTCGCCGAGATGTTTGTCATTTATCCAATTTGATCGAACTGTCATTCGACAACTTGCTATGCGAATTCGCGACTGGAAAACACCGACTGATCTTTGAGCAACGAGATGAGCAGGATATCGTCTGCGATGCCCATCGCATGACACACGTCTTTCGCAACGTGATCGAAAACGCCATGGCTGCCAAGCCGAGCGGCGTTACCATTCGCGTGTCCATTACCGATGCCACAGCATCGGATTCAAAGGATTCCACGCCGACAATGCGCCGTATCGAGATGTCTGACGATGGGGCAGGAATGTCCGGAGCGACGCTTTCAAAAGCGTTCGAGCCGTTTTTTACGACCAAGCAAGCCGGAACCGGTTTGGGGCTGGCGATTTGCCAGCGTATCCTTGATGCTCATGGCGGCACCATTTCAATTGAAAGCTTTCCGTCAACGGGAACAACCTTGGTGATGGCACTCCCCATGACCTAGTGATCGACCCAGAGCTCAGCGATAGGATGCTCAACTTTAGGATTCGTTGATCTCTTTGACCTGAATCTTTCGAAAAAGAACCGTCCCCTTTTGGCCCTTGTGGGACTGTAGCCCGAAGAAACCTTCGGCGTAGGTTCCGTCGCCAATCCAATGCGCAGCTGGAATGCCATTCACCCAAGTTTTGATAACCTTTCCTTTTGCTTCGATCGTTATGCGGTTCCAATCGTCTTTTTTAATGGCTCCGCGAACCGCTTGGTGATCTTTCAACCAGAGCGGATAAAAGTAGCCACCACAGCTTTGTCCGTAGATTCCGCCTGACCAACCTCGGTCACCGCTTATGCCTTCCATCTCCGCCTGCGGGCCGAAAACGATGACCCGATCGCCCTCTTGACGGGTTTGGGCACGAAACATGACGCCCGAGTTTCCATCGACCTCCCATTTGATTTCGCAAGTGAAAATAAAATCTCGAAAATCATCTCGCTTGGTCGACAAATAAGTGCTATCCGCGCCTGGTGCAGCGGTACCAACAATCGTTCCATCGTTGACCTCAAAGTGACATTTTCCTCCTCGTCGCTCCCAGCCGTCCAGGTCGTGTCCATTGAAAAGCGGTTTGAAGCCTTCTGTCAGATCGGGTTCGGGGTCTTCATTGAGCAACATTTTTTCCGGTTCGGGGACATTCTCTTGTGACTTGTATCTTCCGTACCAATCTTTCTGCTGAGGATCAATTTCGCCGCCAGAAGCGGTAAACCCGTAGGCAACCATCAGCCAAGCAAACGTGGAGACGACGAGTCCGAACCCATTTCTGTTTTTCATTTTAATACTCTTGAGGGGAAGCATGTAGACGCGTCTCTCGGAGACGCGTGAAGCTTGGCGTCTCGGAGAGACGCCGTGACGTTAAAGATGTCGCATCCAGGCGGCTTTGTATTTTAGACCATGATTCAAGATTCGTTGTAGTAGTGTCTCGTAAGAAATTCCAATCGTTTCGGCTGATTCTGCAAAGTCTTCGCCATACTCGATGTTTGGATTCGCATTGGCTTCAATCACGAAAATCTCGCCTGCCTCGGTCATCCGTAAATCCATTCGAGCGTATCCGCTCATGTTGAGCGACCGATAGACTCGTTTGCATAACTTCGAGATCTGTTGTTCGGCACCTTCTCCTAGATCGGTCGCCAACCGAGTCGTGATGCCATACTTGTCTTGATACTTGTGGTTCCATTTGACTTGGCGAGTGGCAATGCGGGCGATGTCATCAGGCAAACTTCCAAAGTCCATCTCCCAAGCGGGGAAGGTTTGCAGCCGTTTGTTTCCGATCACGCCCACGTACAGTTCTCGCCCCTCGATGTACTGTTCCGCAATCACGTCGTCGCCCGTCAATTCGTGCAGGTAGTGGACACGCTCGGCTAAGGCTTCGTCGTCATGCACAATCGATGCTTGGGCGATACCGAACGAGGCATCTTCGACCACCGATTTGACGAACAGCGGAAATGAAAGTTTCTTTGGCCGATGCGTTGTTTTGTTGCTCGGGAAAACGGCGAAACGGGGGGTGGGAATGCGATGATAGGTGAGTACTTTCTTTGAGAGTGCTTTGTCTTTACTGAGCAGTAAACCGCGTGGATTGCAACCGGTATACGGTTGCTGCATCAGTTCCAAATAGCTGATGACCGCAAAGTCGTATGTCACGACACCATGAAATTCTTCGAGCATCATAAAGGTGATATCTGGCTCGAATTCATGAAGTGCCGCTCGGATCGGGGCCAGGTCATCATAGACACCAAGCGGTAAAACTTCGTGTCCGAGATGCCGAAGGGTGTCGCAGACATCAAATTCCGCTTTCCAGTTGTCGAGAGCCTTCTCGTCAACATTCTCAAGCGTTAATGGAGGGACGTGGCCTTCGCGAACGAGGACGAGGACGCGAAGCTTAGATCGCGACACGATGCTTTCCCTCCTGCATAAAGTTCGTGGTCCGAACGGCAACCAAAATCATCGCATCACGCCGCGTTTCTTCTACCGATGATTTCAAACGCAAGTTCAATTCACGACAACGTTCGATCATCTCTTGGATCACTTGGTCGATCAAATAGGTGTACTCGCCCGTCCAACGGGCGACAGCCGTCCGAAGTTCATTACGAACTCGACTCAAAAATGCGGCGGCGGTCGGGTTGCGGCGATGCTCGGGTTCGAGGGAAAACAATTTTCGTAAATCCGAGTCGTAAATACTGGGATACTCCACGCCGTAATGTTCGCGTTTTTGTTCGTAATGGGTGCGCAGCGTTTTGCGGATTCGGTGTATCGGGTCGATCGTTCGCCGACTTGATACCAGCGGACGTTTGCCTTCAAGAGACGTCATCAATTCATCCACATACTCAAGTTTTTCAATTGCTGGCCATGCCTTGTACCGAACCCGCCATCGCGATCCAGGGCGAAGCCAAACAGCAAAGGTTTCGGCAAAATCCTCCAACGGATGCGCCTGAGCGTACCACATATCGAGGTGCAGGACATAGTCGCGGCTCGACGGAATCGGTTGATAGTACTTGCGATAAGGCTCGGAGGGACGACCAAACAGCCGGCGAAAGTCAGGCCGGCGGCGGATTCGATAAGCGGTGTCAATCGCATGCCCGGCTTCGTGGCGGAGAATTTTCATGAACCCTTCACGAGTTCCCCCCTCGACGTCCATCAACTGTTTGCGTTCAAGCCTCTTCAAACGTGAGTGAGCCAAGTAGAATGGGATCGCGATGCCCGGTATATCGTCAGGCGAATACCAATCATCGCTCAACCAACAGTGGGGACGAAATTTGAGCCCTCGGCTCGCCAATTCCTCGTAAAGCTGCTCCACTCGTTTTTCGAGTGCTGCCGAATGGACCGATAAATCAAGATCGCACATCCGCATCTCGAGAAGCAGATCATCCGATAATTTGGAAATATCCGTTGGCCTTGCGATTGCTTTCGACTTTCGCTTTGCCATGTTCGAAGTTACCAGGGGTTTGTCGTATGAAAAAAATTTGGCAAGGATGAATGATACAAAGCTTAGTGTATTTAATTTGACTGTTTTACTACCCCTTAAAAAATGTGTTCTTCAAAAAACTTTAATACTTGTGCCCTGTTGACCGGCGTGGGACGTTCGGCGGTAGCCGTGATTGGCTGCCAAGGCCCCTCGGCGATCGAAACGATTCAGCGATGTTTCGATCCTGCTTCCCAACGCCCATTTGTGCCACAGGTAATACGCTTTGGCAATTGGATCGGACCTACTGCCGAAGGCACCCCTGCGGATGACAACCGGCCGGGTGAAGCGGTCGTCGTGTTGCTAAAACATCAATCCAATGACGGCTCCAAAATCGAGATTCATTGCCACGGTGGCAGCGCCGCGATCAAGCGAATCCTTGACGATCTTTGCCAATGCGGAGTGCAGTATCAATCGAGTCAGCCAACAAGCCTCTGCGCCGAGGCCGAAATCATCTTGTCTCGCTGCCAAACCGCACGAACGGCAGCAATCGCGCTCGATCAAGTTCGCGGCAAGTTGTCCGATTGGGCCGACGGTTGGCTCGATCGGCTCGACCGACTCGACCGGACGTCTGTTACTTCCCCGTCGGGTGCTCCCCCGTCGGGCGATGACGTTTTGCAGGAACTTCATGCTGCGACGAAAGAAATCTTGTCGTATGCAGCCGTGACAACGCGGCTTGATCAACCATTTCGAATCGTCTTGGCGGGACTTCCCAATGTCGGCAAAAGTAGTCTGATCAATGCCATTTTGGGTTACGATCGCAGCATCACAACGCCGATCGCTGGGACAACCCGCGATATTCTACATGCCGATACCGTGATCGATGGGATTGCCGTGCGGCTAAGCGATACCGCCGGGATTCATGCGTCCGCAGAAGCGATCGAACGCGAAGGAATCGAGCGAGCTAGACAAGAGATTCTAAAGGCTGACCTGGTTCTAGCGATTGCCGCACCGGACAACCCTGCAATCGACTTTGGCGAATTGGGCGTTCCTCGCATCGATGTGCTCAACAAAAGTGATTTGGTTGATTCGTTGCCAACCGATGACACGGTCTGCACGACAGCGACGACAGGCCAAGGCATCGATGAACTACTGGACAAGATTGCAGGAGCACTGGGACGCTCGTTCCCGCCACGTGGGGCTCCTGCGCCGATCAACGCCAGACAAACGGCATGTCTCTCCGCCATCTCGAAAGCCAACCGAACCGACTCTGCCATCCAAGCAATCAAGGCATTGTTGTTGTCGGATGCGTGAACGTTGCACGAATTCTAGGATCGGGAGAGAGGCAACGGTGGAACAAAAAAGATGCTCACCGCTACCGTTACAAACCAAGGTTTCGAGCACCCCAGACGGAACCTACTGACGGGCCCTACTGACGGGGCCTACTGACGGGGCCTACTGCTGGGCATTTTTCGCTCTTAGAGCAGGCGACATTGGACCGCCAGGATCCGCTTTACTGAGCGTACTGGAGCCGGGGGTCATCGAGACCCAAACGCTTCATCTTTTTATAGAGGGTCGTGCGGTTGATATCGAGCGCGTCGGCGGTTGCAGCTCGGTTCCAATGATGGTCGCGTAACGATTGCAAAATGATCGTCCGCTCGGGGGCCTCCAACGCTTCGCGAAGGCTTTTGCCGCTCAGATTCGCGGAAGTCAACAACGGTGCATTGGCTGCTCCCGCCGCCGAGTGACTCGCAAACGAAACGTCCGATGTCCGGCCTGTTAATTCAGGTGGCAGATCGTCTATCGTCAAGGTGGAATGGCGGCTCAGTAAAACGGCGCGTTCGACGACATTTTCGAGTTGACGAACGTTGCCTGGCCATCCGTAAGCTTGCAATGCCGCGACCGCTTCACGATCGAACCCTTCAATATCCCGATCCGCTGCTTCGCAGGCTTCGCGTAGAAAGTGATCGACGAGTAACGGGATGTCACCAACCCGTTCTCTCAATGGAGGAATCACGATATTGACAACATTGACACGGTAGTACAAGTCTTGGCGAAACTCCCCACTGGAAACCGCGCGAGCGAGATCTTCGTTGGTCGCCAGAATCACTCGAGTGTCGACACTTGCGGTCTCCGACCCACCGAGTGGTTCGAATTGAAACTCTTGAAGGACGCGAAGCAGTTTTACCTGCATCGCGGGCGTCGCGGTTGCGATTTCGTCTAAGAACAACGTACCGCCGTCGGCGAGCTGGAACTTCCCCGCCCGGTCATTGGTCGCGCCCGTAAAAGCGCCCTGGACATGCCCGAACAATTCGCTTTCTAAAAGGGTGTCGGGAAGTGCTCCGCAAGCGACTTCGATAAACGGGCCACCACGGCGAGAGCTGCGGGAATGAATGGCGCGGGCGATCATACTCTTTCCCGTTCCATTTTCACCCGTGATCAAAACCGAAGCGCGCGCATCGGCGATTGAGTCGACAACGTCAAAAATTTTCAACATGCGATAGTCGTGGCTAAGAATGTTCTCCATCCCGCTGCGACGGTCGAGCTGCTTGCGAAGGGAATCGTTTTCGTTCCGAATCTTTCGTTGTTGGATCGATCGGTCGATCGCAAGCGCTAATTCGTCATCAATAAGCGGCTTGGTGAGCAGGTCATAGGCGCCAGCGCGAACCGCCTCGACGGCCGTGTTCGGTGTGGCATAGCCAGTCACAACGACCACCGAGGTCTCGGGATGTTTTTGCCGCGTGTAGGTGATCAGATCAAAACCATCTTCGTCGCCGAGATGCAAATCGGTGATCACCAAGTCGAAGGCGTGTTTTCGTAACGCCGTTTTGGCCGAATCGAGATTGCCAGCGGTGATGACTTCGTGGTCCAGCTCTCGTAGCCATAAGGCCATCGATTCCGCGAGGCGGTAGTCGTCGTCGACAAGCAGGATCGATGCGGCACTGGTCATAGTTGCTTTGGGGGGCTTGGCGGGTTGCGAATCAGTATTTGGTAAAAACACACGATTATTCAGGTCATAGGTATTTAGGTCACAGAATGCGGCCAAGCAAAAGAATCCTGCCGAAATCTGCCACGAACCGTCAATTCAGCCCCCGAAAATCGTCGATCTAGTCGTTTTGAGCGATTTACGACCAGCAAACTCGTTCCGGTGGCTCACGCCACCTTATGCTGTGCAGGTCGTTCCACATTGAAGCGTTTGTTTAACAGCGTTTACGCGGTATCCCCCCTCCCCCGACGCAGTTGGGGGAGGTTGTATGTTGTTCGCCATGTTGCACTGAAAAGCGGCACGACCTCTGCGCTCGGGGGAGGCGATTAGCGGCTAAACTTTTCGGATCCTGCTCTTTACTGCCTTCAATTCCCTGCCATCCAATCTAAATAACGGTCTCGCTCCGCCTGAATTCTGCGAAGTTGCCTGCCGATACCGAGGAGGTTAGAATGCGGTTGCAGGCAGAGGTAACCTATTGCCCTTCCATCATCTATCAACCGCCAAGGCTTGGACAACGACCATGACACCCATTGACCGCCGCGATCTGTTTCGCTCTTCCGCTGCTGCAATCGCCGCCTTCGGGCTTGGCAGTGGTCTGGCCGACCGTTCTTCGCGTACGCGTGCCAGCGAAGAGACGGCATCCGAGCCGTACACAAAAAATGGGGTCATCCTATTCCAAGGGGACTCGATTACCGATTCCCACCGTGATCGCAGCCAACAACAAGCCAACCAAGCCAAAAGCCTGGGTGATGGCTACCCGTTTATGATCGCCAGCGAATTGTTGCGGGATTATCCTGAAAAACAGTTGACGATCTACAATCGCGGTATCAGCGGACACCGAGTTCCCAATCTGCAAGCGCGATGGCAAACCGATTGTTTGGATCTAAAGCCGAGTATTTTGAGCGTTTTGGTGGGTGTTAACGATATTTGGCATAAGCTGAACGGACGCTACGACGGCACGGTGGAAGATTATCGATCTGGATTGACCACCTTGTTGCAACAGACGCAAGAGGCGCTGCCGCAAGTACGGATCATTCTTTGCGAGCCCTTCGTTTTACGATGTGGTGCGGTAACCGATGACTGGTTCCCCGAGTTCACCGAGCGACTTGAGGTGGCTCGTAGCGTGGGCGAGGAACTCTCTCTGACGCGAGTTCCCTTCCAAGAGATGTTTGACGAAGCGGTCAAAGAAGCACCACCAAAGTACTGGGCCGCCGACGGGGTCCACCCAACATTAGCAGGTCACAGCCTAATGACCAAGACTTGGCGTGAGGTGGTTGAGGAAGTCCCATCCGGCGTCTAGTTTCTTACAAACTTACAAACGGGGCGAAATCGCGGCTCCTACCGTAGCGGGTGGCGAAGGGTTCGAAGCAGGGTGACGGATTGCAGCCGTTTGAAGAGGCGATGAAAGCGGCGAATCGAGAGCGGCGATCGCCGAGACCTGAACGCTCTCTAAACGATAAAAGCACTAACGAATTTGTTTCGTCCACAAATAGCCTTGCTCGACGTTCTTGAATTGTAACGCTTCGAGTTGCTTGACGAGTTCATTTTGGGTGCCATCGACCGCTGTTTCGACCGTGTAGATTCGGCGGTCCCCAAGCCTCTGAATCAGGTTTCCAATCATGAACGTCTCGGCGCTGTCCAAACGCTCGGGATCCTTTCGCTGCGACAGATCTAAGATCGCGTTGTCGCAGTTCATCACCTGGGCTTCCACATCGCTCGACCAGAGGTCCATTTGAGCCAAGATTTCGGCGCTGCGATGGTCTAACAGCGAAAACCGTTCAATATCAAAATGGGACAAGGAGGATGCTAGAGCTGGCTCGCAAGGAATTCTCAACACGTGCTCAAGACGAGTGGTGCGGCGGAACTGCAACGCTTCGCGGCTGACCGGCGGCCGGTAGGAACTGGTCGAGACAACGAAGCGAAAGATTGATTTTCCGCGGTTGTAGCCTTTTCGAGATAACAGCGACGAAGTTCGCGAATCAACGGCGGGAACACCAATGCCATGCCCGACCG from Novipirellula aureliae includes these protein-coding regions:
- a CDS encoding putative zinc-binding metallopeptidase gives rise to the protein MAKRKSKAIARPTDISKLSDDLLLEMRMCDLDLSVHSAALEKRVEQLYEELASRGLKFRPHCWLSDDWYSPDDIPGIAIPFYLAHSRLKRLERKQLMDVEGGTREGFMKILRHEAGHAIDTAYRIRRRPDFRRLFGRPSEPYRKYYQPIPSSRDYVLHLDMWYAQAHPLEDFAETFAVWLRPGSRWRVRYKAWPAIEKLEYVDELMTSLEGKRPLVSSRRTIDPIHRIRKTLRTHYEQKREHYGVEYPSIYDSDLRKLFSLEPEHRRNPTAAAFLSRVRNELRTAVARWTGEYTYLIDQVIQEMIERCRELNLRLKSSVEETRRDAMILVAVRTTNFMQEGKHRVAI
- a CDS encoding sigma-54-dependent transcriptional regulator, producing MTSAASILLVDDDYRLAESMALWLRELDHEVITAGNLDSAKTALRKHAFDLVITDLHLGDEDGFDLITYTRQKHPETSVVVVTGYATPNTAVEAVRAGAYDLLTKPLIDDELALAIDRSIQQRKIRNENDSLRKQLDRRSGMENILSHDYRMLKIFDVVDSIADARASVLITGENGTGKSMIARAIHSRSSRRGGPFIEVACGALPDTLLESELFGHVQGAFTGATNDRAGKFQLADGGTLFLDEIATATPAMQVKLLRVLQEFQFEPLGGSETASVDTRVILATNEDLARAVSSGEFRQDLYYRVNVVNIVIPPLRERVGDIPLLVDHFLREACEAADRDIEGFDREAVAALQAYGWPGNVRQLENVVERAVLLSRHSTLTIDDLPPELTGRTSDVSFASHSAAGAANAPLLTSANLSGKSLREALEAPERTIILQSLRDHHWNRAATADALDINRTTLYKKMKRLGLDDPRLQYAQ
- a CDS encoding PAS domain-containing sensor histidine kinase — its product is MSFPKELCRNKDLLQLIVDASPAGLIIAGSQGDIQFVNPAASRMFGYESDELVGHPIECLLPNDYRTQHAQHVQDFLSHPKTRTMGSGHDLFGCRKDGSVFPADISLHPIHLDGKRFVLANVIDVTERRKQLTKSENRIRFLVENLPVGAVYLDHESLYFNPAVEALIGYKSHEIRSVQEWFDVLCCGNQAEAMAEYKAAKEEGFHKEWVQSIACKNTIRRELRIAGHQYDCHEVWLVADITELHDAQAKLVQAERLAAIGQMVTGLAHESRNALQRARGCLDLLELDLENKEEQLDLIVRIRRSLGDLQQNYEEVRQYAAPIILRRDVCHLSNLIELSFDNLLCEFATGKHRLIFEQRDEQDIVCDAHRMTHVFRNVIENAMAAKPSGVTIRVSITDATASDSKDSTPTMRRIEMSDDGAGMSGATLSKAFEPFFTTKQAGTGLGLAICQRILDAHGGTISIESFPSTGTTLVMALPMT
- a CDS encoding D-alanine--D-alanine ligase family protein, producing the protein MSRSKLRVLVLVREGHVPPLTLENVDEKALDNWKAEFDVCDTLRHLGHEVLPLGVYDDLAPIRAALHEFEPDITFMMLEEFHGVVTYDFAVISYLELMQQPYTGCNPRGLLLSKDKALSKKVLTYHRIPTPRFAVFPSNKTTHRPKKLSFPLFVKSVVEDASFGIAQASIVHDDEALAERVHYLHELTGDDVIAEQYIEGRELYVGVIGNKRLQTFPAWEMDFGSLPDDIARIATRQVKWNHKYQDKYGITTRLATDLGEGAEQQISKLCKRVYRSLNMSGYARMDLRMTEAGEIFVIEANANPNIEYGEDFAESAETIGISYETLLQRILNHGLKYKAAWMRHL
- a CDS encoding 3-keto-disaccharide hydrolase translates to MKNRNGFGLVVSTFAWLMVAYGFTASGGEIDPQQKDWYGRYKSQENVPEPEKMLLNEDPEPDLTEGFKPLFNGHDLDGWERRGGKCHFEVNDGTIVGTAAPGADSTYLSTKRDDFRDFIFTCEIKWEVDGNSGVMFRAQTRQEGDRVIVFGPQAEMEGISGDRGWSGGIYGQSCGGYFYPLWLKDHQAVRGAIKKDDWNRITIEAKGKVIKTWVNGIPAAHWIGDGTYAEGFFGLQSHKGQKGTVLFRKIQVKEINES
- a CDS encoding SGNH/GDSL hydrolase family protein, whose translation is MTPIDRRDLFRSSAAAIAAFGLGSGLADRSSRTRASEETASEPYTKNGVILFQGDSITDSHRDRSQQQANQAKSLGDGYPFMIASELLRDYPEKQLTIYNRGISGHRVPNLQARWQTDCLDLKPSILSVLVGVNDIWHKLNGRYDGTVEDYRSGLTTLLQQTQEALPQVRIILCEPFVLRCGAVTDDWFPEFTERLEVARSVGEELSLTRVPFQEMFDEAVKEAPPKYWAADGVHPTLAGHSLMTKTWREVVEEVPSGV
- a CDS encoding GTPase, translated to MCSSKNFNTCALLTGVGRSAVAVIGCQGPSAIETIQRCFDPASQRPFVPQVIRFGNWIGPTAEGTPADDNRPGEAVVVLLKHQSNDGSKIEIHCHGGSAAIKRILDDLCQCGVQYQSSQPTSLCAEAEIILSRCQTARTAAIALDQVRGKLSDWADGWLDRLDRLDRTSVTSPSGAPPSGDDVLQELHAATKEILSYAAVTTRLDQPFRIVLAGLPNVGKSSLINAILGYDRSITTPIAGTTRDILHADTVIDGIAVRLSDTAGIHASAEAIEREGIERARQEILKADLVLAIAAPDNPAIDFGELGVPRIDVLNKSDLVDSLPTDDTVCTTATTGQGIDELLDKIAGALGRSFPPRGAPAPINARQTACLSAISKANRTDSAIQAIKALLLSDA